A genomic region of Scyliorhinus canicula chromosome 4, sScyCan1.1, whole genome shotgun sequence contains the following coding sequences:
- the tmem69 gene encoding transmembrane protein 69 isoform X1, which yields MALHRYPALKMFAFLVRRCFQITSKVQKLAVFPNESRNITSYNLLTPCQQRRFMTHQNIKYLQRTASFWTPTSCFHVSCRAFKIKKVEEPEKRELDLIRYDFRELKNSPKPALYLGYGGVIPFVSAPLIMAITETYFPELAFAQIAYGATILSFLGGARWGFSIPESSPAKPDWLNLGNSVVPSLLAWLALLLHDNLTEAAVLIIMGLGIALHYDLALLPGYPSWFRAFRTVMTVVATFSLVATLMIKNIYPEKKLVSDRK from the exons ATGGCGCTACACAG GTATCCTGCTCTTAAGATGTTTGCTTTTTTGGTGAGGCGATGCTTTCAAATAACTAGTAAA GTTCAAAAATTAGCAGTGTTTCCAAATGAATCGAGGAATATCACGTCCTATAACTTATTGACCCCTTGTCAACAGAGAAGATTTATGACACATCAAAATATCAAGTACTTGCAAAGAACTGCATCTTTCTGGACTCCGACAAGCTGTTTTCATGTGTCCTGTAGAGCATTCAAGATAAAGAAGGTGGAGGAACCAGAGAAACGTGAATTAGACTTGATAAGATATGATTTCAGAGAACTCAAGAACAGTCCCAAACCTGCCCTCTACCTCGGCTATGGTGGAGTAATTCCTTTTGTATCAGCTCCCCTTATTATGGCCATAACAGAGACATATTTCCCTGAACTAGCATTTGCTCAAATTGCATATGGAGCAACAATTCTTTCTTTCCTTGGAGGAGCACGTTGGGGATTTTCAATTCCAGAAAGCAGTCCTGCAAAACCTGACTGGTTGAATCTGGGAAATAGTGTTGTTCCTTCTTTACTAGCCTGGTTAGCCCTATTATTACATGATAATCTCACTGAAGCAGCAGTTCTGATCATCATGGGTCTTGGTATCGCATTGCATTATGACTTAGCCTTACTCCCAGGTTATCCAAGTTGGTTCAGAGCTTTTCGAACCGTGATGACTGTGGTAGCAACATTctccttagttgccacattaaTGATCAAAAATATATATCCTGAGAAAAAGCTGGTGTCCGACAGAAAATAA
- the tmem69 gene encoding transmembrane protein 69 isoform X5 — translation MALHRYPALKMFAFLVQKLAVFPNESRNITSYNLLTPCQQRRFMTHQNIKYLQRTASFWTPTSCFHVSCRAFKIKKVEEPEKRELDLIRYDFRELKNSPKPALYLGYGGVIPFVSAPLIMAITETYFPELAFAQIAYGATILSFLGGARWGFSIPESSPAKPDWLNLGNSVVPSLLAWLALLLHDNLTEAAVLIIMGLGIALHYDLALLPGYPSWFRAFRTVMTVVATFSLVATLMIKNIYPEKKLVSDRK, via the exons ATGGCGCTACACAG GTATCCTGCTCTTAAGATGTTTGCTTTTTTG GTTCAAAAATTAGCAGTGTTTCCAAATGAATCGAGGAATATCACGTCCTATAACTTATTGACCCCTTGTCAACAGAGAAGATTTATGACACATCAAAATATCAAGTACTTGCAAAGAACTGCATCTTTCTGGACTCCGACAAGCTGTTTTCATGTGTCCTGTAGAGCATTCAAGATAAAGAAGGTGGAGGAACCAGAGAAACGTGAATTAGACTTGATAAGATATGATTTCAGAGAACTCAAGAACAGTCCCAAACCTGCCCTCTACCTCGGCTATGGTGGAGTAATTCCTTTTGTATCAGCTCCCCTTATTATGGCCATAACAGAGACATATTTCCCTGAACTAGCATTTGCTCAAATTGCATATGGAGCAACAATTCTTTCTTTCCTTGGAGGAGCACGTTGGGGATTTTCAATTCCAGAAAGCAGTCCTGCAAAACCTGACTGGTTGAATCTGGGAAATAGTGTTGTTCCTTCTTTACTAGCCTGGTTAGCCCTATTATTACATGATAATCTCACTGAAGCAGCAGTTCTGATCATCATGGGTCTTGGTATCGCATTGCATTATGACTTAGCCTTACTCCCAGGTTATCCAAGTTGGTTCAGAGCTTTTCGAACCGTGATGACTGTGGTAGCAACATTctccttagttgccacattaaTGATCAAAAATATATATCCTGAGAAAAAGCTGGTGTCCGACAGAAAATAA
- the tmem69 gene encoding transmembrane protein 69 isoform X2, whose protein sequence is MDRYPALKMFAFLVRRCFQITSKVQKLAVFPNESRNITSYNLLTPCQQRRFMTHQNIKYLQRTASFWTPTSCFHVSCRAFKIKKVEEPEKRELDLIRYDFRELKNSPKPALYLGYGGVIPFVSAPLIMAITETYFPELAFAQIAYGATILSFLGGARWGFSIPESSPAKPDWLNLGNSVVPSLLAWLALLLHDNLTEAAVLIIMGLGIALHYDLALLPGYPSWFRAFRTVMTVVATFSLVATLMIKNIYPEKKLVSDRK, encoded by the exons ATGGACAG GTATCCTGCTCTTAAGATGTTTGCTTTTTTGGTGAGGCGATGCTTTCAAATAACTAGTAAA GTTCAAAAATTAGCAGTGTTTCCAAATGAATCGAGGAATATCACGTCCTATAACTTATTGACCCCTTGTCAACAGAGAAGATTTATGACACATCAAAATATCAAGTACTTGCAAAGAACTGCATCTTTCTGGACTCCGACAAGCTGTTTTCATGTGTCCTGTAGAGCATTCAAGATAAAGAAGGTGGAGGAACCAGAGAAACGTGAATTAGACTTGATAAGATATGATTTCAGAGAACTCAAGAACAGTCCCAAACCTGCCCTCTACCTCGGCTATGGTGGAGTAATTCCTTTTGTATCAGCTCCCCTTATTATGGCCATAACAGAGACATATTTCCCTGAACTAGCATTTGCTCAAATTGCATATGGAGCAACAATTCTTTCTTTCCTTGGAGGAGCACGTTGGGGATTTTCAATTCCAGAAAGCAGTCCTGCAAAACCTGACTGGTTGAATCTGGGAAATAGTGTTGTTCCTTCTTTACTAGCCTGGTTAGCCCTATTATTACATGATAATCTCACTGAAGCAGCAGTTCTGATCATCATGGGTCTTGGTATCGCATTGCATTATGACTTAGCCTTACTCCCAGGTTATCCAAGTTGGTTCAGAGCTTTTCGAACCGTGATGACTGTGGTAGCAACATTctccttagttgccacattaaTGATCAAAAATATATATCCTGAGAAAAAGCTGGTGTCCGACAGAAAATAA
- the tmem69 gene encoding transmembrane protein 69 isoform X6, translating into MFAFLVQKLAVFPNESRNITSYNLLTPCQQRRFMTHQNIKYLQRTASFWTPTSCFHVSCRAFKIKKVEEPEKRELDLIRYDFRELKNSPKPALYLGYGGVIPFVSAPLIMAITETYFPELAFAQIAYGATILSFLGGARWGFSIPESSPAKPDWLNLGNSVVPSLLAWLALLLHDNLTEAAVLIIMGLGIALHYDLALLPGYPSWFRAFRTVMTVVATFSLVATLMIKNIYPEKKLVSDRK; encoded by the exons ATGTTTGCTTTTTTG GTTCAAAAATTAGCAGTGTTTCCAAATGAATCGAGGAATATCACGTCCTATAACTTATTGACCCCTTGTCAACAGAGAAGATTTATGACACATCAAAATATCAAGTACTTGCAAAGAACTGCATCTTTCTGGACTCCGACAAGCTGTTTTCATGTGTCCTGTAGAGCATTCAAGATAAAGAAGGTGGAGGAACCAGAGAAACGTGAATTAGACTTGATAAGATATGATTTCAGAGAACTCAAGAACAGTCCCAAACCTGCCCTCTACCTCGGCTATGGTGGAGTAATTCCTTTTGTATCAGCTCCCCTTATTATGGCCATAACAGAGACATATTTCCCTGAACTAGCATTTGCTCAAATTGCATATGGAGCAACAATTCTTTCTTTCCTTGGAGGAGCACGTTGGGGATTTTCAATTCCAGAAAGCAGTCCTGCAAAACCTGACTGGTTGAATCTGGGAAATAGTGTTGTTCCTTCTTTACTAGCCTGGTTAGCCCTATTATTACATGATAATCTCACTGAAGCAGCAGTTCTGATCATCATGGGTCTTGGTATCGCATTGCATTATGACTTAGCCTTACTCCCAGGTTATCCAAGTTGGTTCAGAGCTTTTCGAACCGTGATGACTGTGGTAGCAACATTctccttagttgccacattaaTGATCAAAAATATATATCCTGAGAAAAAGCTGGTGTCCGACAGAAAATAA
- the tmem69 gene encoding transmembrane protein 69 isoform X4 codes for MFAFLVRRCFQITSKVQKLAVFPNESRNITSYNLLTPCQQRRFMTHQNIKYLQRTASFWTPTSCFHVSCRAFKIKKVEEPEKRELDLIRYDFRELKNSPKPALYLGYGGVIPFVSAPLIMAITETYFPELAFAQIAYGATILSFLGGARWGFSIPESSPAKPDWLNLGNSVVPSLLAWLALLLHDNLTEAAVLIIMGLGIALHYDLALLPGYPSWFRAFRTVMTVVATFSLVATLMIKNIYPEKKLVSDRK; via the exons ATGTTTGCTTTTTTGGTGAGGCGATGCTTTCAAATAACTAGTAAA GTTCAAAAATTAGCAGTGTTTCCAAATGAATCGAGGAATATCACGTCCTATAACTTATTGACCCCTTGTCAACAGAGAAGATTTATGACACATCAAAATATCAAGTACTTGCAAAGAACTGCATCTTTCTGGACTCCGACAAGCTGTTTTCATGTGTCCTGTAGAGCATTCAAGATAAAGAAGGTGGAGGAACCAGAGAAACGTGAATTAGACTTGATAAGATATGATTTCAGAGAACTCAAGAACAGTCCCAAACCTGCCCTCTACCTCGGCTATGGTGGAGTAATTCCTTTTGTATCAGCTCCCCTTATTATGGCCATAACAGAGACATATTTCCCTGAACTAGCATTTGCTCAAATTGCATATGGAGCAACAATTCTTTCTTTCCTTGGAGGAGCACGTTGGGGATTTTCAATTCCAGAAAGCAGTCCTGCAAAACCTGACTGGTTGAATCTGGGAAATAGTGTTGTTCCTTCTTTACTAGCCTGGTTAGCCCTATTATTACATGATAATCTCACTGAAGCAGCAGTTCTGATCATCATGGGTCTTGGTATCGCATTGCATTATGACTTAGCCTTACTCCCAGGTTATCCAAGTTGGTTCAGAGCTTTTCGAACCGTGATGACTGTGGTAGCAACATTctccttagttgccacattaaTGATCAAAAATATATATCCTGAGAAAAAGCTGGTGTCCGACAGAAAATAA
- the tmem69 gene encoding transmembrane protein 69 isoform X3 translates to MPISLEGGGEPPSSAAIHLVQVQKLAVFPNESRNITSYNLLTPCQQRRFMTHQNIKYLQRTASFWTPTSCFHVSCRAFKIKKVEEPEKRELDLIRYDFRELKNSPKPALYLGYGGVIPFVSAPLIMAITETYFPELAFAQIAYGATILSFLGGARWGFSIPESSPAKPDWLNLGNSVVPSLLAWLALLLHDNLTEAAVLIIMGLGIALHYDLALLPGYPSWFRAFRTVMTVVATFSLVATLMIKNIYPEKKLVSDRK, encoded by the exons ATGCCCATTTCcctcgaaggtggtggtgagccaccttcaagCGCTGCCATAcatctggtgcag GTTCAAAAATTAGCAGTGTTTCCAAATGAATCGAGGAATATCACGTCCTATAACTTATTGACCCCTTGTCAACAGAGAAGATTTATGACACATCAAAATATCAAGTACTTGCAAAGAACTGCATCTTTCTGGACTCCGACAAGCTGTTTTCATGTGTCCTGTAGAGCATTCAAGATAAAGAAGGTGGAGGAACCAGAGAAACGTGAATTAGACTTGATAAGATATGATTTCAGAGAACTCAAGAACAGTCCCAAACCTGCCCTCTACCTCGGCTATGGTGGAGTAATTCCTTTTGTATCAGCTCCCCTTATTATGGCCATAACAGAGACATATTTCCCTGAACTAGCATTTGCTCAAATTGCATATGGAGCAACAATTCTTTCTTTCCTTGGAGGAGCACGTTGGGGATTTTCAATTCCAGAAAGCAGTCCTGCAAAACCTGACTGGTTGAATCTGGGAAATAGTGTTGTTCCTTCTTTACTAGCCTGGTTAGCCCTATTATTACATGATAATCTCACTGAAGCAGCAGTTCTGATCATCATGGGTCTTGGTATCGCATTGCATTATGACTTAGCCTTACTCCCAGGTTATCCAAGTTGGTTCAGAGCTTTTCGAACCGTGATGACTGTGGTAGCAACATTctccttagttgccacattaaTGATCAAAAATATATATCCTGAGAAAAAGCTGGTGTCCGACAGAAAATAA